From a single Bacillus pumilus genomic region:
- a CDS encoding LLM class flavin-dependent oxidoreductase, producing the protein MKLSILDQSPLIGEATPAEALKQTVELAKQAEKWGYHRFWVSEHHFSNRLAGSSPEVLLGHLSAVTSHIRIGSGGVMLPHYSAYKVAENFRVLEALSPGRIDLGIGRAPGGMPISSIALHNGERKRLGDQYPEQVEELKVYLHDLADEFYPLPHLTASPKVETAPEVWMLGSSGESARLAAKAGAGYTFALFINGEGGEDSVAQYINRFEPSAFGAEPRVSVAVFVLCAETEEHAEKLAVSLDLSLLANEQGQNLRGFPSYEAAQAYSYSPYEQKRVAANRQRMVVGTPSSVKKQLTALAKAYRTNEVIAVTITHHMQDRLTSYRLLKEAFDA; encoded by the coding sequence ATGAAATTAAGCATACTGGATCAATCTCCGTTGATCGGAGAGGCAACACCTGCTGAGGCATTGAAGCAAACAGTTGAATTGGCAAAGCAGGCAGAGAAGTGGGGCTATCACCGATTTTGGGTATCAGAGCATCACTTTTCAAATCGGCTTGCAGGATCGAGTCCAGAGGTGCTTCTTGGCCATTTATCAGCCGTTACATCACACATACGTATTGGCTCAGGCGGTGTGATGCTGCCTCACTATAGCGCCTATAAAGTAGCAGAGAACTTCAGGGTTCTAGAAGCACTGTCTCCTGGCAGAATCGATCTTGGCATTGGACGTGCTCCCGGTGGTATGCCGATCTCCTCCATTGCCCTTCATAACGGTGAACGAAAACGTCTAGGTGATCAATATCCTGAGCAGGTAGAAGAGTTGAAGGTCTATTTACATGACCTAGCGGATGAATTTTACCCGCTGCCTCATTTAACCGCTTCTCCGAAGGTAGAGACTGCACCAGAGGTATGGATGCTTGGTTCCTCTGGAGAGAGTGCGAGGCTAGCGGCGAAAGCAGGTGCAGGCTATACGTTTGCTCTCTTTATCAATGGCGAAGGCGGAGAAGACTCAGTAGCGCAGTATATCAACCGCTTTGAACCTTCAGCATTCGGTGCTGAGCCGCGCGTCAGTGTGGCAGTTTTCGTGTTATGTGCTGAAACAGAGGAGCACGCAGAAAAACTGGCAGTTAGCTTAGATTTATCTCTGCTTGCCAATGAACAGGGGCAAAACCTTAGGGGCTTTCCTTCATATGAAGCCGCACAAGCTTATTCCTACAGTCCATATGAACAAAAACGAGTGGCTGCCAATCGTCAAAGGATGGTGGTTGGAACGCCATCTTCTGTGAAAAAACAGCTGACGGCACTAGCGAAAGCGTATCGTACAAATGAAGTGATCGCTGTGACGATTACTCACCACATGCAAGACCGGCTCACATCGTATCGTTTATTAAAAGAAGCCTTTGATGCATAA
- the nfsA gene encoding oxygen-insensitive NADPH nitroreductase, protein MNKTIETILNHRSIRSFTDERLSEEEVLTLIKSAQAASTSSYVQAYSMIGVTDQKKKAKLAELAGNQPYVEKNGHFFVFCADLKRHDDIAKKAGKNHQEALENTEAFLISVIDAALAAQNMSVAAESMGFGICYIGGLRNQLREVSELLETPSYVLPLFGLVVGHPASQSSQKERLPVELIYHENSYQQDEAHVDRYLKEYDDRISSYYEERTNGERKDTWSEQMLRGFSQPKRAFLGEFVKEKGFNRK, encoded by the coding sequence TTGAATAAAACAATAGAAACGATATTAAATCATCGGTCCATCCGTTCGTTTACAGACGAGCGTTTGTCCGAAGAAGAGGTACTGACACTCATCAAAAGTGCACAGGCTGCTTCGACATCAAGCTATGTACAGGCGTACAGTATGATTGGTGTCACAGATCAGAAGAAGAAGGCCAAGCTTGCGGAACTGGCTGGGAATCAGCCATACGTTGAGAAGAATGGGCATTTCTTTGTCTTCTGTGCAGACTTGAAACGCCATGATGATATTGCAAAAAAAGCAGGGAAAAATCATCAGGAGGCGCTTGAGAATACGGAAGCCTTTCTCATTAGCGTCATTGATGCGGCGCTGGCTGCGCAAAATATGAGTGTAGCCGCAGAATCAATGGGGTTTGGGATCTGCTACATTGGCGGTCTGCGTAATCAACTGAGAGAAGTCTCTGAATTACTTGAAACGCCATCTTATGTGCTGCCGTTGTTTGGTCTGGTTGTCGGACATCCAGCCAGTCAATCGTCACAAAAGGAACGTCTGCCAGTTGAACTTATTTATCATGAAAATTCATATCAGCAAGATGAAGCGCATGTGGATCGTTATTTAAAGGAATACGATGATCGCATTTCCTCGTATTATGAAGAACGAACAAACGGTGAAAGAAAAGATACTTGGTCCGAGCAGATGCTTCGCGGCTTTAGCCAGCCAAAGCGTGCCTTCCTTGGAGAATTTGTCAAAGAGAAGGGCTTTAATCGAAAATAA
- a CDS encoding FtsW/RodA/SpoVE family cell cycle protein — MNKQNTSPYYQGDLIFIFFAFFAISVIAIYAAGQFGQYGTNAWTRQIIYYMVGVICIVAINYFDLEQLEKLSLYIFIGGILLLIFLKIAPAQIGGHDFAPIKNGAKSWFVIPGVGTLQPSEFMKIGLIMMLASVIGKSSPRGKRTLEDDIFLLLKIAGVAAVPVGLIFLQDAGTAAVCMFIVVVMVFLSGVNWKLISLIGSVVVLLIAAVLAVIILFPDVAKTIGIQQYQINRITAWLPDQSTSANQAQTQDASGSDKYQVDQAIMAIGAGQIFGNGVKNLKVYVPEAQTDMIFSIIGEAFGFVGCAFVVIMFFFLIYRLVVLIDRIHPYSRFASFFCVGYTALIVIHTFQNIGMNIGVMPVTGIPLLFISFGGSSVLSVLIGFGIAYNASVQLTKYQSYLFK, encoded by the coding sequence ATGAACAAGCAGAATACATCTCCTTACTATCAAGGGGATTTGATTTTTATATTTTTCGCCTTCTTTGCCATCAGTGTCATTGCGATATATGCTGCGGGTCAGTTTGGGCAGTATGGAACTAATGCATGGACGAGGCAGATTATTTACTACATGGTCGGGGTCATATGTATTGTAGCCATTAATTATTTTGACTTAGAGCAATTAGAAAAACTGAGCTTATATATTTTTATAGGCGGCATTTTGCTGTTAATTTTTCTGAAAATCGCTCCTGCACAAATCGGAGGTCATGATTTTGCCCCAATTAAAAATGGTGCAAAAAGCTGGTTTGTGATACCGGGGGTTGGGACACTTCAGCCTTCAGAGTTCATGAAAATAGGTTTGATTATGATGCTCGCATCTGTCATTGGAAAATCAAGCCCTAGAGGAAAACGGACATTAGAAGATGATATCTTCCTTCTATTAAAAATTGCCGGAGTGGCAGCTGTCCCAGTTGGACTGATCTTCTTACAGGATGCAGGGACGGCAGCTGTCTGTATGTTTATTGTGGTCGTGATGGTGTTTTTATCAGGAGTCAATTGGAAATTGATCTCTCTCATTGGTTCCGTGGTTGTGCTTTTAATTGCCGCTGTGTTAGCCGTGATCATTCTCTTCCCTGATGTTGCGAAAACAATCGGTATTCAGCAGTATCAGATTAACCGGATTACTGCTTGGCTGCCTGATCAATCTACGTCAGCCAACCAAGCGCAGACACAGGATGCTTCTGGGTCTGATAAATATCAAGTAGACCAAGCCATTATGGCCATTGGTGCTGGACAGATTTTTGGGAATGGGGTTAAAAACTTAAAAGTCTATGTTCCTGAAGCACAAACAGATATGATTTTCTCGATTATAGGAGAAGCCTTTGGCTTTGTCGGCTGTGCGTTTGTTGTGATCATGTTCTTCTTCTTGATCTACCGGCTTGTCGTGCTGATCGATCGCATCCATCCATATAGCCGATTTGCATCATTCTTCTGTGTTGGATATACAGCACTGATTGTGATTCATACGTTCCAGAACATTGGGATGAACATAGGTGTAATGCCTGTAACAGGGATTCCGCTCCTGTTTATCAGCTTCGGAGGCAGCTCCGTCTTATCTGTTCTCATTGGTTTCGGAATCGCTTATAACGCAAGTGTTCAATTAACGAAATATCAAAGCTATTTATTTAAATAA